One stretch of Deinobacterium chartae DNA includes these proteins:
- a CDS encoding LacI family DNA-binding transcriptional regulator yields the protein MEKPTIAHVAQVAGVSPSTVSRILNGTARVTPQKQAAVHRAIAQLGYQPNVIAQGLARGRSMSVGVLVQDISSPFFGSILHGIEKALQGSPYQPVFIDGHWRADQEDAAISVLMGRQVDALIIVGGTVSDVRLREIAAHLPLILLGRKAEGLERRTLRVNHRQGAYLAMRHLIDLGHTRIAHITGDETHPDARDRLDGYLAALEDARIPFDPRLLVHGDFHEASGQHCAEALLESGQRFSAIFVGNDQMAYGVQLALYRHGLRVPDDVSLVGFDDQPFSAYTVPPLTTVRQPTTEMGLAAGHAVLKLLEGEDFVFPDLEVRLMLRDSTARLQR from the coding sequence ATGGAAAAGCCGACCATCGCCCACGTGGCGCAGGTTGCGGGCGTGTCGCCCTCGACCGTGTCCCGTATTCTTAACGGCACCGCCCGCGTCACACCCCAGAAGCAGGCGGCGGTTCACCGCGCCATCGCGCAGCTGGGTTACCAACCCAACGTGATTGCCCAGGGCCTGGCGCGGGGGCGGTCCATGAGCGTTGGCGTCCTGGTTCAGGACATCTCCAGCCCCTTTTTCGGCTCGATCCTGCACGGCATCGAAAAAGCCCTCCAGGGCAGCCCCTATCAGCCGGTCTTTATCGACGGGCACTGGCGCGCCGATCAGGAGGACGCCGCCATCTCGGTGCTGATGGGGCGACAGGTCGACGCCCTGATCATCGTGGGGGGCACGGTCAGCGACGTCCGACTGCGCGAGATCGCCGCCCACCTGCCGCTGATCTTGCTGGGCCGCAAGGCCGAAGGCCTCGAGCGCCGCACCCTGCGGGTCAACCACCGCCAGGGAGCTTATCTCGCCATGCGGCACCTGATCGACCTGGGGCATACCCGCATCGCGCACATCACCGGCGACGAGACTCACCCCGACGCGCGCGACCGTCTCGACGGCTACCTGGCCGCCCTCGAGGACGCCCGTATTCCCTTCGATCCCCGGCTGCTGGTGCACGGCGACTTTCACGAGGCCTCCGGGCAGCACTGCGCCGAGGCGCTGCTCGAGTCCGGGCAACGGTTCAGCGCTATTTTCGTGGGCAACGACCAGATGGCTTACGGCGTGCAACTGGCGCTGTACCGCCACGGCCTGCGCGTACCCGACGATGTCTCGCTGGTCGGCTTCGACGACCAGCCGTTTTCGGCCTACACCGTTCCCCCGCTCACCACGGTCCGGCAGCCCACCACCGAGATGGGGCTGGCCGCCGGGCACGCTGTTTTAAAGCTCCTCGAGGGCGAGGATTTCGTGTTCCCTGACCTCGAGGTGCGGCTGATGCTGCGCGATTCCACCGCACGTCTGCAGCGTTAG
- a CDS encoding acyl-CoA carboxylase subunit beta, which yields MTTARDTFWQEALEALERDLSKARQGGGAKAAERQHAKGRLTARERVERLIDPGSAFDELMTLAGWDLYPEAGGCPSGGTVTGIGRIHGRPWMIIANDATVKAGAFFPITAKKVIRAQTIALENRIPVVYLVDSAGVYLPMQDEIFPDQDDFGRVFYLNARMSALGIPQIAAIMGNCVAGGAYLPVMCDTLIMTEGSGLYLAGPALVKAAIGQNVESEELGGASMHAEVAGTVDYKEPDDLHAIDRIRALADLYAEGRVAPWARRRRESVLPRVQGPLEEVVSFDGSRPYDVRDLIARLVDASEFHEFKPDYGQTLVCGFARLGGYPIGIVANQRTVIKKKIRNKDLPGLTTRLEVGGVIYGDAADKAARFILDANQTGVPLVFLSDVTGFMVGRDSEQDGIIRRGAKMVNAVSNSVVPKLTVITGGSYGAGNYAMSGKAYAPRFLFAWPSAKYAVMSGNAAAKTLLDVQLQQLRRAGHEPDDEELQALFDQVKAKYDQELDPRYAAARLWVDEVIRPDATRERLIRALEACALNPDLEELKVGVFQV from the coding sequence GACACTTTCTGGCAAGAGGCCCTCGAGGCCCTCGAGCGCGACCTGAGCAAGGCCCGGCAGGGCGGCGGCGCGAAGGCCGCCGAGCGCCAGCACGCCAAGGGCCGCCTGACCGCCCGCGAGCGGGTGGAGCGCCTGATCGACCCCGGCAGCGCCTTCGACGAACTGATGACCCTGGCCGGATGGGATCTGTACCCCGAGGCGGGCGGCTGCCCTTCGGGCGGCACCGTGACCGGCATCGGCCGCATTCACGGCCGACCCTGGATGATCATCGCCAACGACGCGACCGTGAAGGCCGGGGCGTTTTTTCCGATCACCGCCAAGAAGGTGATCCGCGCGCAGACCATCGCGCTGGAAAACCGCATCCCGGTGGTGTACCTGGTCGACTCGGCCGGAGTATACCTGCCGATGCAAGACGAGATCTTCCCGGACCAGGACGACTTCGGGCGGGTCTTTTACCTCAATGCCCGCATGAGCGCGCTGGGCATCCCGCAGATCGCGGCGATCATGGGCAACTGCGTGGCGGGCGGGGCTTACCTGCCGGTCATGTGCGACACCCTGATCATGACCGAGGGCTCGGGCCTCTATCTGGCCGGCCCCGCCCTCGTCAAGGCCGCCATCGGCCAGAACGTCGAGTCCGAGGAACTCGGCGGGGCCAGCATGCACGCCGAGGTGGCGGGCACGGTGGACTACAAGGAACCCGACGACCTGCACGCCATCGACCGCATTCGCGCCCTGGCCGACCTGTACGCCGAGGGCAGGGTCGCTCCCTGGGCACGGCGCCGCCGCGAAAGCGTCTTGCCACGCGTTCAGGGGCCGCTCGAGGAGGTGGTGAGCTTCGACGGTTCCCGGCCCTACGACGTGCGCGACCTGATCGCGCGCTTGGTGGACGCTTCGGAATTTCACGAGTTCAAGCCGGACTACGGCCAGACGCTGGTGTGCGGCTTTGCGCGCCTGGGCGGCTATCCGATCGGCATCGTCGCCAACCAGCGCACGGTGATCAAGAAGAAGATCCGCAACAAGGACCTGCCCGGCCTGACCACCCGCCTCGAGGTGGGCGGAGTGATCTACGGCGACGCGGCCGACAAGGCCGCCCGCTTTATCCTGGACGCCAACCAGACCGGGGTTCCGCTGGTGTTCCTGTCGGACGTGACCGGCTTTATGGTGGGCCGCGACTCGGAGCAAGACGGCATCATCCGGCGTGGCGCGAAGATGGTGAACGCCGTGTCGAACTCGGTGGTTCCCAAGCTGACCGTGATCACCGGCGGGTCGTACGGGGCGGGCAACTACGCCATGAGCGGCAAGGCTTATGCGCCGCGCTTTTTGTTCGCGTGGCCCTCGGCCAAGTACGCGGTGATGAGCGGCAACGCGGCGGCCAAGACCCTGCTCGACGTGCAGCTGCAGCAGTTGCGGCGCGCCGGGCACGAGCCGGACGACGAGGAGCTGCAAGCACTGTTTGATCAGGTCAAGGCCAAGTACGACCAGGAGCTGGACCCACGTTACGCTGCCGCCCGGCTGTGGGTGGACGAGGTGATCCGTCCGGACGCGACCCGCGAGCGCCTGATCCGGGCGCTGGAGGCTTGCGCGCTGAATCCGGACCTCGAGGAGCTGAAAGTCGGCGTGTTTCAGGTCTGA
- a CDS encoding ABC transporter substrate-binding protein — MRLTRFALTALLALGVASAQKTTLTVAVFPDLDSVVKAALPGFLKANPNIDVKLNVLAHADHHNALTTAFAAGSGAPDVAAIDVDFIARFAEGGALVDLSKAPYNAGQYKKLFASYTFPQATTEDGQVVALPTDIGPGTMFYRRDILNKAGVKVTDLQRSWESYIEAGKKIKAANPNTYMIATATDIANIIIRTGIPSGEGLYFDRSGRPIVDNARFVRAFTVAKAVRDAKLDAKITSWTNEWYEAFKRGTVATQFSGAWLEGHLRNWMAPDTKGLWGAADLPEKSFASWGGSFYGIPKQSKHKAEAWAFVRYMTLNRGVQENALKTTNAFPALLAAQQSNLFNEALPFLNGQKARVMWRAAAAKIKPIDVNKHDPVAQEAVNNALTQVLDEGRDIKAALADAKALLERRARR; from the coding sequence ATGCGTCTGACCCGTTTCGCCCTGACCGCCCTGCTGGCCCTTGGAGTGGCTTCCGCCCAGAAGACCACCTTGACCGTCGCGGTCTTCCCCGACCTCGACTCGGTGGTTAAGGCAGCCCTGCCCGGCTTCCTGAAAGCCAACCCGAACATCGACGTCAAACTGAACGTGCTGGCCCACGCCGACCACCACAACGCGCTCACCACCGCTTTTGCCGCCGGCTCGGGAGCGCCCGACGTCGCCGCCATCGACGTGGACTTTATCGCCCGTTTTGCCGAGGGCGGAGCGCTGGTTGACCTCTCCAAGGCCCCCTACAACGCCGGGCAGTACAAGAAACTGTTCGCCTCGTACACCTTTCCACAGGCCACCACCGAAGACGGCCAGGTGGTCGCGCTGCCCACCGACATCGGACCGGGCACCATGTTCTACCGCCGCGACATCCTGAACAAGGCCGGGGTCAAGGTCACGGACCTGCAACGGTCCTGGGAGAGCTACATCGAGGCGGGCAAAAAGATCAAGGCAGCCAACCCCAACACCTACATGATCGCCACCGCCACCGATATCGCCAACATCATCATCCGCACCGGCATCCCCTCGGGCGAAGGACTGTACTTTGACCGCAGCGGCAGGCCGATCGTGGACAACGCCCGCTTCGTGCGGGCCTTCACCGTGGCCAAGGCGGTGCGCGACGCCAAGCTCGACGCCAAGATCACCTCGTGGACCAACGAGTGGTACGAAGCGTTCAAGCGCGGCACCGTCGCCACTCAGTTCAGCGGCGCCTGGCTCGAGGGACACCTGCGCAACTGGATGGCGCCCGACACCAAGGGCCTGTGGGGAGCCGCCGACCTGCCCGAGAAAAGCTTCGCCTCGTGGGGGGGGTCGTTCTACGGCATCCCCAAACAGTCCAAGCACAAGGCCGAAGCCTGGGCTTTCGTGCGCTACATGACCCTCAACCGGGGCGTGCAGGAAAACGCCCTCAAGACCACCAACGCCTTCCCCGCCCTGCTCGCGGCCCAGCAAAGTAACCTCTTCAACGAGGCCCTGCCCTTCCTCAACGGCCAGAAAGCCCGCGTCATGTGGCGCGCCGCCGCCGCCAAAATCAAGCCGATCGACGTGAACAAGCACGATCCCGTGGCTCAGGAGGCCGTCAACAACGCCCTGACCCAGGTGCTCGACGAGGGCCGCGACATCAAGGCCGCACTCGCCGACGCCAAAGCGCTGCTCGAGCGCCGCGCCCGCCGCTAG